In Pseudomonas sp. MYb327, one DNA window encodes the following:
- a CDS encoding ABC transporter substrate-binding protein, with protein MRHTLVLSALLGTGLLAATSMSQAANNSLVFCSEGSPAGFDTAQYTTATDNDAAEPLYNRLAEFEKGATNVVPGLATSWDISEDGLKYTFHLRPGVKFHTTKYFTPTRDFNADDVLFTFNRMLDPQQPFRKAYPTEFPYFNGMSLNKNIAKVEKTGPLTVVMTLNSVDAAFIQNIAMSFAAILSAEYADKLMAEGKPSDINQKPIGTGPFVFKSYQKDSNIRYTGNKQYWAPERVKLDNLIFAINTDASVRVQKLKANECQITLHPRPADVTALKNDPALKLIEKPGFNLGYIAYNVRHKPFDQLEVRQALDMAVNKQGILNAVYQGAGQLAVNAMPPTQWSYDESIKDAAYNPEKAKELLKAAGVKEGTEITLWAMPVQRPYNPNAKLMAEMLQADWAKIGLKVKIVSYEWGEYIKRTKNGEHDISLIGWTGDNGDPDNWLGTLYSCDAIGGNNYSMWCDPAYDKLIKQAKVVTDREQRTELYKQAQQYLKQQVPITPVAHSTVNQPLSAKIEGFKVSPFGRNVFSGVSIEK; from the coding sequence GGTGTTCTGCTCCGAAGGCAGCCCCGCTGGTTTCGATACCGCGCAGTACACGACCGCGACCGATAACGACGCCGCCGAGCCGCTGTACAACCGCCTGGCGGAGTTTGAAAAAGGCGCGACCAACGTCGTACCGGGCCTGGCCACGAGCTGGGATATTTCCGAGGACGGTCTCAAGTACACCTTCCACCTGCGCCCGGGCGTGAAATTTCACACGACCAAATACTTCACGCCGACGCGCGATTTCAACGCCGATGACGTGCTGTTCACGTTCAACCGCATGCTCGATCCGCAACAACCGTTCCGTAAGGCTTACCCCACCGAATTCCCGTACTTCAACGGGATGAGCCTGAACAAGAACATCGCCAAGGTCGAAAAGACCGGGCCGCTGACCGTGGTCATGACGCTCAACAGCGTCGACGCCGCGTTCATCCAGAACATCGCCATGAGCTTCGCCGCCATTCTCTCCGCCGAGTACGCCGACAAGCTGATGGCTGAAGGCAAGCCGAGCGACATCAACCAGAAGCCGATCGGCACCGGGCCGTTCGTATTCAAGAGTTACCAGAAAGACTCGAACATCCGTTACACCGGCAACAAGCAGTACTGGGCCCCTGAGCGGGTCAAGCTGGACAACCTGATCTTCGCCATCAACACCGACGCATCGGTGCGCGTGCAGAAGCTCAAGGCCAACGAGTGCCAGATCACCCTGCACCCCCGTCCTGCCGACGTCACCGCACTGAAGAATGACCCGGCGCTGAAACTGATCGAGAAGCCTGGCTTCAACCTCGGCTACATCGCCTACAACGTGCGCCACAAACCGTTCGACCAGCTCGAAGTGCGTCAGGCGCTGGACATGGCGGTGAACAAGCAAGGCATTCTCAACGCCGTTTACCAGGGCGCGGGACAATTGGCGGTCAACGCCATGCCACCGACCCAGTGGTCCTACGACGAGAGCATCAAGGATGCCGCCTACAACCCGGAAAAAGCCAAGGAATTGCTCAAGGCTGCCGGCGTAAAGGAAGGCACCGAAATCACCCTGTGGGCCATGCCCGTGCAACGTCCGTACAACCCGAACGCCAAGTTGATGGCCGAGATGCTCCAGGCTGACTGGGCGAAGATCGGGCTCAAGGTCAAGATTGTCAGCTACGAATGGGGCGAGTACATCAAGCGCACCAAGAATGGCGAGCACGACATCAGCCTGATTGGCTGGACCGGCGACAATGGTGATCCGGACAACTGGCTCGGCACCCTGTACAGCTGCGACGCCATTGGCGGCAACAACTATTCCATGTGGTGTGATCCGGCTTACGACAAGCTGATCAAGCAGGCCAAGGTCGTCACCGACCGCGAGCAACGCACCGAGTTGTACAAGCAGGCGCAGCAGTACCTCAAGCAACAGGTACCGATCACGCCAGTCGCCCACTCGACGGTCAACCAGCCGTTGAGCGCCAAAATCGAAGGGTTCAAAGTCAGCCCATTCGGTCGCAACGTGTTCTCGGGCGTCAGCATCGAAAAATAA
- a CDS encoding OprD family porin, translating to MKLSSTALLALAISSVTATAYAQTQSQAFTPVTVKEKSAQSEATGFVEGQSISGTTRNWYANEDKQRGDTFSYERHGEELTGTRRINWVQGTILNYTSGFTQGAVGFNTEVAAYNAIALDRSREDIKGGGNRTLAHSNGDAVDQWSKLGVANLKARVSNSTLTAGRQSYSSPQVDTIGNRALPSSFQGVSLNVAELENLTFDFATFDRVSPRMEQSQQKFRSEYGDRSVESDHIYTGGITYTPFSSLTTSLWATQAEDFWNQYYFGASHVLGDSQVLSLTTGLNYYKTQDEGKALMGDIDNDTYSLSFGLTHQAHSLTFSYQEVNGNEYFDYLHETNGIYLANSLLSDFNGPNEKSFQVAYGLNMAEYGVPGLKFNIYQARGWDIDGTHYTGNKGVEGKGYDGVQKQDGEHHYEYGIGASYAVQSGPLKATTVRATYTTHRASEFQSDGSINEFRLVTTIPFNIL from the coding sequence ATGAAACTGAGCAGCACCGCATTATTGGCCTTGGCCATCAGCAGCGTAACCGCCACGGCTTACGCGCAAACCCAGAGCCAGGCGTTCACCCCGGTTACTGTTAAAGAAAAAAGCGCCCAGAGCGAAGCCACCGGTTTTGTCGAAGGCCAGTCCATCAGCGGCACGACCCGTAACTGGTACGCCAATGAAGACAAACAGCGCGGCGACACCTTCAGTTACGAGCGCCATGGCGAAGAATTGACCGGCACGCGCCGTATCAACTGGGTTCAGGGCACCATCCTGAACTACACCTCGGGCTTCACCCAAGGCGCTGTAGGTTTTAACACTGAAGTCGCCGCGTACAACGCGATTGCCTTGGATCGCAGCCGTGAAGATATCAAGGGTGGCGGCAACCGTACCCTGGCCCACTCCAATGGTGACGCGGTGGATCAGTGGAGCAAACTGGGCGTGGCCAACCTCAAGGCGCGCGTCTCCAACTCCACCCTGACTGCCGGTCGCCAGAGCTACAGCAGCCCGCAAGTCGACACCATCGGCAACCGTGCCCTGCCTTCGAGTTTCCAGGGTGTAAGCCTGAACGTCGCGGAGCTGGAAAACCTGACCTTCGATTTCGCGACTTTTGACCGCGTATCCCCACGTATGGAACAAAGTCAGCAAAAATTCCGCTCCGAATACGGCGATCGTAGCGTCGAGTCCGATCACATTTACACCGGCGGCATCACCTACACGCCGTTCTCCAGTTTGACCACCAGCCTGTGGGCGACCCAGGCTGAAGACTTCTGGAACCAGTACTACTTCGGCGCCTCCCACGTGCTGGGCGACAGCCAGGTACTGAGCCTGACCACCGGCCTGAACTACTACAAAACCCAGGACGAAGGTAAGGCGCTGATGGGCGACATCGACAACGACACCTACTCCTTGTCGTTCGGCCTGACCCACCAGGCTCACAGCCTGACCTTCTCGTATCAGGAAGTGAACGGTAACGAGTACTTCGACTACCTGCACGAAACCAATGGCATCTACCTGGCCAACTCCCTGCTGTCGGACTTCAACGGCCCTAACGAAAAATCGTTCCAGGTTGCCTATGGTCTGAACATGGCCGAATACGGCGTGCCAGGCCTGAAGTTCAACATCTATCAGGCTCGCGGCTGGGACATCGACGGGACTCACTACACCGGCAACAAAGGCGTAGAGGGCAAAGGCTACGACGGCGTCCAGAAACAGGACGGCGAACACCATTACGAATACGGTATCGGTGCCAGTTACGCGGTGCAGAGCGGCCCACTCAAGGCCACCACTGTTCGCGCGACCTACACCACTCACCGCGCCAGCGAATTCCAGTCTGACGGCAGCATCAACGAGTTCCGTCTCGTGACCACCATCCCGTTCAACATTCTGTAA
- a CDS encoding ABC transporter substrate-binding protein: protein MKMLPLRAAIAAALLSVAVGVSAKPLVVCTEASPEGFDMVQYTTAVTADAVAETIFNRLADFKPGTTDVIPALADSWDISEDGLSYTFHLRKGVKFHTTEYFKPTRDMNADDVVWSFQRQLDPNHPWHKLSSVGFPYFESMGFKELLKSVEKVDDNTVKFTLTRREAPFLADIAMAFSSIYSAEYADQLLKANKAADLNNKPVGTGPFVFHRYNKDAQVRFKANPDYFRGKPPAEALILAIGTDNNVRLQKLKANECQVALYPKPDDIPSIKKDPNLKVDELNAMTVSYVAMNTTHKYMSDVRVRKAIDIAFDKEAYVNALFGKGNATVAVNPYPDTLLGYNHSLKNPPRDLDKARALLKEAGVPEGTTFTLFTRNGGGPTNPNPMLGAQMMQADLAKVGIKIDIRVMEWGEMLKRAKNGEHDMVSAGWAGDNGDPDNFLTPMLSCEAAKNGENYARWCNDKFQTLIDQAREKTDPAERAALYEQAQVIFNQDQPWISMAHTRMFTAMRNNVEGYHISPLTTNNFATTQVK, encoded by the coding sequence ATGAAAATGCTTCCCCTACGTGCGGCCATCGCGGCCGCGTTGCTGAGTGTCGCGGTGGGCGTATCGGCCAAACCGCTGGTGGTCTGCACCGAAGCCAGCCCGGAAGGCTTCGACATGGTCCAGTACACGACGGCGGTCACCGCCGATGCCGTGGCTGAAACCATCTTCAATCGGCTGGCGGACTTCAAGCCTGGTACCACTGATGTGATTCCGGCCCTGGCCGACTCCTGGGACATCAGCGAGGACGGTCTGAGCTACACGTTCCACCTGCGCAAAGGCGTGAAGTTTCACACCACCGAATACTTCAAACCGACGCGCGACATGAATGCCGACGACGTGGTCTGGAGTTTCCAGCGCCAGCTGGACCCGAATCACCCATGGCACAAACTGTCGAGCGTGGGTTTCCCGTACTTTGAAAGCATGGGCTTCAAGGAGCTGCTGAAAAGCGTCGAGAAAGTCGACGACAATACGGTCAAGTTCACCCTGACCCGCCGCGAAGCGCCGTTCCTGGCCGACATCGCCATGGCCTTCTCCTCGATCTACTCCGCCGAGTACGCCGATCAGTTGCTCAAGGCCAACAAGGCTGCCGACCTGAACAACAAGCCGGTCGGCACCGGACCGTTCGTCTTCCACCGCTACAACAAGGACGCCCAGGTTCGCTTCAAGGCCAACCCGGACTACTTCCGTGGCAAGCCACCGGCCGAGGCGCTGATCCTGGCCATCGGCACCGACAACAACGTGCGCCTGCAAAAACTCAAGGCCAACGAGTGCCAGGTCGCGCTCTATCCAAAACCGGATGACATCCCGAGCATCAAGAAAGACCCGAACCTGAAAGTCGATGAACTGAACGCGATGACCGTTTCGTACGTCGCCATGAACACCACGCACAAGTACATGAGTGATGTGCGGGTGCGCAAAGCTATCGACATCGCCTTCGACAAGGAAGCCTACGTCAACGCACTGTTCGGCAAAGGTAATGCGACCGTAGCGGTCAACCCGTATCCGGATACCCTGCTCGGCTATAACCACAGCCTGAAGAACCCGCCTCGCGACCTGGACAAGGCCCGAGCCCTGCTCAAGGAAGCCGGCGTACCGGAAGGCACCACTTTCACCCTGTTCACCCGCAATGGTGGCGGTCCGACCAACCCTAATCCGATGCTCGGCGCGCAGATGATGCAGGCTGACCTGGCCAAGGTCGGGATCAAGATCGACATCCGCGTGATGGAATGGGGTGAAATGCTCAAACGCGCTAAAAACGGCGAGCACGATATGGTTTCCGCTGGATGGGCGGGCGATAACGGCGACCCGGATAACTTCCTGACGCCTATGCTCAGTTGCGAAGCGGCGAAGAACGGCGAAAACTACGCGCGCTGGTGCAATGACAAGTTCCAGACGCTGATCGACCAGGCTCGCGAAAAGACCGATCCGGCCGAACGGGCAGCGCTCTACGAGCAGGCTCAGGTTATTTTTAATCAGGACCAGCCGTGGATCAGCATGGCACACACTAGAATGTTCACAGCAATGCGCAACAACGTAGAGGGCTATCACATTAGCCCCCTCACCACTAATAACTTCGCCACCACCCAGGTGAAGTAA